One segment of Thermosynechococcus sp. HN-54 DNA contains the following:
- a CDS encoding MGMT family protein: MKQAIETLTFRQKIYWLVAQIPLGRVATYGQIAALCGWPRHARYVGYALYQVAPSSEIPWHRVVNAQGKISYAPQRRGTDELQRWRLEAEGIIFEAGDRINLRCYQWQPPATVYEQLISA, encoded by the coding sequence ATGAAGCAAGCAATAGAGACACTTACTTTTCGCCAAAAAATTTATTGGCTAGTTGCGCAAATTCCCTTAGGGCGTGTTGCCACCTATGGGCAAATAGCCGCCCTGTGTGGTTGGCCGCGTCATGCACGCTATGTGGGCTATGCCCTTTATCAAGTGGCACCGAGTTCTGAGATTCCATGGCACCGCGTGGTCAATGCCCAAGGCAAAATTTCCTACGCGCCCCAACGCCGAGGGACGGATGAACTACAGCGCTGGCGTCTAGAGGCAGAGGGGATTATTTTTGAGGCGGGCGATCGCATTAACTTGAGGTGCTACCAGTGGCAGCCGCCGGCTACCGTTTATGAGCAGTTGATCTCTGCATAA
- a CDS encoding V4R domain-containing protein, with amino-acid sequence MTITSSRPQAAAGNLDGIHHLLRKKYPKRHHHYAFWDFFHFDSDRGTYTDWNNARNLLVTEDFIIGLIEGLEEEVGPASSVVMYKIGQEWGRRDAEFFAKWFPTEYGYEQGIKQMRLPYVLEAWWWPCTTQGWGNWEVDLSEQKHGFMFINIFDSVVARTLGDVGRPVCHLYAGLFAGFFSGLIQKELSCIEIQCYAMGETYCKFLLGKQDRIDAAAFWQNEGASAKDIEKRLRSGELVYEKPKR; translated from the coding sequence ATGACCATAACCAGTTCCCGACCCCAAGCCGCTGCTGGCAATCTCGATGGTATTCATCACCTCCTGCGCAAAAAATACCCGAAACGCCACCATCACTACGCTTTTTGGGACTTCTTCCACTTCGATAGCGATCGCGGTACCTACACCGATTGGAACAATGCCCGCAACCTACTCGTGACCGAAGATTTCATCATTGGCCTCATTGAAGGCCTTGAAGAGGAAGTGGGGCCAGCCTCCAGCGTCGTCATGTACAAAATTGGTCAAGAATGGGGACGGCGCGATGCCGAATTCTTTGCAAAATGGTTCCCGACCGAATATGGCTACGAGCAGGGGATTAAACAAATGCGGCTCCCCTACGTGCTTGAAGCTTGGTGGTGGCCCTGCACGACCCAAGGCTGGGGCAACTGGGAAGTGGATCTCAGCGAGCAAAAACATGGCTTCATGTTCATCAATATCTTTGATTCGGTTGTGGCGCGTACCTTGGGGGATGTGGGCCGACCCGTGTGCCACCTTTATGCAGGACTCTTTGCTGGTTTCTTTAGTGGCCTGATTCAAAAAGAACTCAGTTGTATTGAAATCCAGTGCTACGCGATGGGGGAAACCTACTGCAAGTTCCTTCTCGGCAAGCAGGATCGCATTGATGCGGCCGCCTTCTGGCAAAACGAAGGAGCCTCCGCCAAAGATATTGAAAAACGGCTCCGCAGTGGAGAACTGGTCTATGAAAAACCTAAACGGTAA
- a CDS encoding phycobilisome protein, translating into MHTELMNLYYKAEENYLSNVDIKVFRHHIESLQQRLSTYEFLRDHEIEIFQPVADALQKKYPTENPQTLEQVLRQAIALLRYAAMAMLLNNPEFLQHRLLEWLTEVVNAHQTQTLWSSCHELLSARLKEMLTDAEQDLILPLLDHAQATLVGLPAVVSVHA; encoded by the coding sequence ATGCACACCGAATTGATGAACCTTTACTACAAAGCCGAAGAAAACTACCTCAGCAATGTGGACATCAAAGTCTTCCGCCACCACATCGAGTCCCTGCAGCAGCGGTTGAGCACCTATGAATTTCTGCGGGATCATGAAATTGAAATCTTCCAGCCCGTCGCTGACGCCCTGCAAAAGAAATATCCCACCGAAAATCCCCAAACGCTTGAGCAAGTGCTGCGTCAAGCCATCGCCTTGTTGCGCTATGCCGCCATGGCCATGCTCCTGAATAACCCCGAGTTTTTGCAGCATCGGCTCTTGGAGTGGCTCACGGAAGTGGTCAATGCCCACCAAACCCAAACCCTCTGGAGCAGTTGCCACGAGCTTCTCAGTGCCCGTCTCAAGGAAATGCTCACCGACGCCGAGCAGGATTTGATTTTGCCGCTGTTGGATCACGCCCAAGCCACTCTTGTGGGTCTGCCAGCGGTGGTTTCTGTCCACGCCTAA
- a CDS encoding V4R domain-containing protein: MISVADLVKDPVIPGNYYAADAYVQGDFETGLIENRKGARLIALPDILLQAIYAGLDQEVGQAGGVVLFNCGRWWGKNFYRRFVEDVSEYYRRPLAEMEMVEFLQCLKECWKTHGWGTIDLDVSFYQQGFLVVKTWDSPFAAAAPKNTGQPQCAAEAGILESFFSQLTGRDLHCVQTACETLGATHNLFVLGLRERVEPAKAWLQEGQDHDTIMERLCRAQAA, translated from the coding sequence ATGATCTCCGTTGCTGATTTGGTTAAAGACCCTGTAATTCCCGGCAACTACTACGCTGCCGATGCCTATGTGCAGGGGGATTTTGAAACGGGTCTCATTGAAAACCGCAAGGGTGCCCGTCTCATTGCCCTACCCGATATTTTGCTCCAAGCCATCTATGCCGGCCTCGATCAGGAAGTGGGACAGGCCGGTGGGGTCGTGCTTTTTAACTGTGGTCGGTGGTGGGGCAAGAACTTTTATCGCCGCTTTGTCGAGGATGTCAGCGAGTACTATCGCCGTCCCCTTGCGGAAATGGAGATGGTGGAATTTCTCCAGTGTCTCAAGGAATGCTGGAAAACCCATGGCTGGGGCACCATTGATTTAGATGTCAGCTTTTACCAACAGGGCTTTTTGGTGGTGAAAACGTGGGACTCTCCCTTTGCGGCGGCGGCTCCCAAAAATACGGGTCAACCCCAATGTGCTGCTGAGGCGGGGATTTTAGAATCCTTCTTTAGCCAGTTGACGGGTCGCGATCTCCACTGTGTGCAAACTGCCTGTGAAACCCTAGGGGCAACCCATAATCTCTTTGTCTTGGGGTTGCGAGAGCGGGTTGAACCGGCCAAGGCTTGGCTGCAAGAGGGACAGGATCATGACACGATTATGGAGCGGCTATGTCGCGCTCAAGCCGCTTGA
- a CDS encoding 2Fe-2S iron-sulfur cluster-binding protein — translation MAKVVKLEPISRETTINTNDNLLSALLDSELHVLKECGGRGMCATCHVYIKEGMESLSPINKREQRTLEVITTANATSRLACQARVLGPGVVVELPSGMYVNAVEDIESLIGRRAEQDILHPLDGRVLVEAGKLITRTMITQLKDTQVQVGQYLANTSDA, via the coding sequence GTGGCCAAAGTTGTCAAACTTGAACCGATCTCGCGGGAAACCACAATTAACACCAACGACAATTTGCTCTCTGCTCTATTGGACTCCGAACTCCATGTCTTGAAGGAGTGTGGCGGCCGCGGGATGTGTGCCACCTGCCATGTCTATATCAAAGAGGGGATGGAGAGCCTCTCCCCGATCAATAAGCGTGAGCAACGCACCCTTGAGGTGATTACAACGGCGAATGCCACCTCTCGCTTGGCCTGTCAGGCACGGGTACTGGGGCCGGGGGTTGTGGTGGAGCTACCCTCAGGGATGTATGTCAACGCGGTCGAAGATATTGAGTCTTTGATTGGGCGGCGAGCGGAGCAGGATATTTTGCACCCCCTCGATGGTCGGGTTTTGGTGGAGGCGGGCAAGCTCATTACCCGCACGATGATTACACAGTTGAAAGATACCCAAGTGCAGGTGGGGCAATATCTCGCCAATACGTCGGATGCCTAA